A genomic window from Pecten maximus chromosome 2, xPecMax1.1, whole genome shotgun sequence includes:
- the LOC117318327 gene encoding checkpoint protein HUS1-like: MRFRGKIIDIGCIQHFTRVIGTLSKLIKTCVLRITPGNWYFILSERAVNGGIQIWSELPQGHFFDEYAMEGVSEEDNEIFLELAPENLMKALKTAQSAKWLKIKLTKKHAPCLTVEVDLPTLSAHSRTVVHDIPVTVIPRRLWTDFEEPELPRFDVSVVMPQLKLLRNVVEKMKNLNNFVVLSANQMGEMKLMVETDMVSISTHFKDLINPTSTDPMLNPSQEDRDPQAFYKTRIDIRKLSQFLASQQFNPTRVICNVVNNRTVHFLLLQDDVSLQYFMPVIAS; the protein is encoded by the exons ATGAGGTTTAGAGGGAAAATCATCGACATTGGCTGTATTCAACATTTTACAC GAGTAATAGGGACATTGTCCAAGTTGATCAAAACCTGTGTACTACGAATAACCCCAGGGAACTGGTACTTCATCTTGTCTGAGAGAGCAGTGAACGGTGGAATACAGATTTGGAGTGAACTTCCTCAG GGACATTTCTTTGATGAATATGCAATGGAAGGCGTATCAGAAGAAGACAATGAAATTTTCTTGGAGCTTGCTCCAGAAAATTTGATGAAGGCTTTAAAAACTGCCCAAAGTGCTAAGTGGCTGAAGATCAAGCTCACCAAGAAGCATGCTCCCTGTCTAACAGTGGAGGTAGACCTG CCTACCTTGAGTGCTCACTCCCGCACAGTAGTGCATGACATCCCAGTCACAGTCATACCTCGTCGGCTCTGGACAGACTTTGAAGAGCCAGAGCTCCCACGCTTTGAT GTTAGTGTTGTGATGCCTCAGCTCAAGTTACTGAGAAATGTGGTGGAGAAAATGAAGAACCTCAACAATTTTGTG gTCCTGTCTGCCAATCAAATGGGAGAGATGAAGTTGATGGTAGAGACAGACATGGTATCAATTAGTACCCATTTCAAGGACCTTATTAACCCCACCA GCACAGACCCTATGTTGAATCCATCCCAGGAAGACCGAGATCCTCAGGCATTCTACAAAACCAGGATTGATATTCgcaaattatcacaatttctTGCCAGTCAACAGTTCAACCCCACACGAGTCATCTGTA ATGTTGTCAACAACAGGACAGTACATTTTCTTCTTCTCCAGGACGATGTGTCCCTACAGTACTTCATGCCTGTGATAGCCTCCTGA